A stretch of the Streptomyces ortus genome encodes the following:
- the secA gene encoding preprotein translocase subunit SecA, with amino-acid sequence MSVLSKIMRAGEGKILRKLHRIADQVKSIEEDFVDLSDAELRALTDEYKQRYADGESLDDLLPEAFATVREAAKRALGQRPYDVQIMGGAALHLGYVAEMKTGEGKTLVGTLPAYLNALSGEGVHLITVNDYLAERDSEMMGRVHKFLGLTVGCILANMTPAQRREQYACDITYGTNNEFGFDYLRDNMAWSQDELVQRGHNFAIVDEVDSILVDEARTPLIISGPADQATKWYGDFAKLVTRLKKGEAGNTLKGIEETGDYEVDEKKRTVAIHESGVAKVEDWLGIDNLYESVNTPLVGYLNNAIKAKELFKKDKDYVVIDGEVMIVDEHTGRILAGRRYNEGMHQAIEAKEGVDIKDENQTLATITLQNFFRLYKRHDHNGKEVPGLSGMTGTAMTEAAEFHQIYKLGVVPIPTNRPMVRRDQSDLIYRTEVAKFDAVVDDIAEKHEKGQPILVGTTSVEKSEYLSQQLSKRGIQHEVLNAKQHDREAPIIAQAGRRGAVTVATNMAGRGTDIKLGGNPDDLAEAELRQRGLDPEEHIEEWAAALPAALERAEKAVQAEFEEVKDLGGLYVLGTERHESRRIDNQLRGRSGRQGDPGESRFYLSLGDDLMRLFKAQMVERVMSMANVPDDVPIENKMVTRAIASAQSQVETQNFETRKNVLKYDEVLNRQREVIYGERRRVLEGEDLQEQIQHFMNDTIDAYIDAETAEGFAEEWDLDRLWGAFKQLYPVKVTVEELEEAAGDRAGLTAEFISESIKDDIYEQYSAREEQLGSEIMRELERRVVLSVLDRKWREHLYEMDYLQEGIGLRAMAQKDPLVEYQREGFDMFTAMMDGIKEESVGYLFNLEVQVEQQVEEVPVEDAAPSLDKKDAVPAGGGARPEIRAKGLDAPQRPDRLHFSAPTVDGEGGVVEGDFATDDEPVRSESDGLTRAERRKQQKGGRRRKK; translated from the coding sequence GCTGCGAGCCCTGACCGATGAGTACAAGCAGCGGTACGCGGACGGCGAGAGCCTCGACGACCTGCTGCCCGAGGCGTTCGCGACCGTGCGCGAGGCCGCCAAGCGCGCCCTCGGCCAGCGCCCCTACGACGTACAGATCATGGGCGGCGCCGCGCTGCACCTCGGTTACGTCGCGGAGATGAAGACCGGCGAGGGCAAGACCCTGGTCGGCACACTGCCCGCGTATCTGAACGCACTCTCCGGAGAAGGCGTCCACCTCATCACGGTCAACGACTACCTGGCCGAGCGCGACTCCGAGATGATGGGCCGCGTCCACAAGTTCCTGGGCCTGACCGTCGGCTGCATCCTCGCCAACATGACGCCGGCCCAGCGCCGCGAGCAGTACGCGTGCGACATCACGTACGGCACGAACAACGAATTCGGCTTCGACTACCTGCGCGACAACATGGCGTGGTCGCAGGACGAACTGGTGCAGCGCGGCCACAACTTCGCGATCGTCGACGAGGTCGACTCGATCCTGGTCGACGAGGCCCGTACGCCGCTGATCATCTCCGGCCCCGCCGACCAGGCGACCAAGTGGTACGGCGACTTCGCGAAGCTCGTCACCCGCCTGAAGAAGGGCGAGGCGGGCAACACCCTCAAGGGCATCGAGGAGACCGGCGACTACGAGGTCGACGAGAAGAAGCGCACCGTCGCCATCCACGAGTCCGGCGTCGCCAAGGTCGAGGACTGGCTGGGTATCGACAACCTCTACGAGTCGGTGAACACGCCGCTGGTGGGCTACCTGAACAACGCCATCAAGGCCAAGGAGCTCTTCAAGAAGGACAAGGACTACGTCGTCATCGACGGCGAAGTCATGATCGTCGACGAGCACACCGGCCGTATCCTCGCCGGCCGCCGCTACAACGAGGGCATGCACCAGGCGATCGAGGCGAAGGAAGGGGTGGACATCAAGGACGAGAACCAGACCCTCGCCACGATCACCCTGCAGAACTTCTTCCGTCTCTACAAGCGCCACGACCACAACGGCAAGGAAGTCCCCGGCCTCTCCGGCATGACCGGTACGGCGATGACCGAGGCGGCCGAGTTCCACCAGATCTACAAGCTCGGTGTCGTCCCGATCCCGACCAACCGGCCCATGGTCCGCAGGGACCAGTCGGACCTGATCTACCGCACCGAGGTCGCGAAGTTCGACGCCGTGGTCGACGACATCGCCGAGAAGCACGAGAAGGGCCAGCCGATCCTCGTCGGCACCACCTCGGTCGAGAAGTCCGAGTACCTCTCGCAGCAGCTCAGCAAGCGCGGCATCCAGCACGAGGTGCTGAACGCGAAGCAGCACGACCGCGAGGCGCCGATCATCGCCCAGGCCGGCCGCAGGGGCGCCGTCACCGTCGCCACGAACATGGCCGGCCGTGGTACTGACATCAAGCTCGGTGGCAACCCCGACGACCTCGCCGAGGCGGAACTGCGTCAGCGCGGCCTCGACCCCGAGGAGCACATCGAGGAGTGGGCCGCGGCGCTGCCGGCCGCCCTGGAGCGGGCCGAGAAGGCCGTGCAGGCGGAGTTCGAGGAGGTCAAGGACCTCGGCGGGCTGTACGTGCTGGGCACCGAGCGGCACGAGTCGCGCCGTATCGACAACCAGCTGCGCGGTCGCTCCGGCCGACAGGGCGACCCGGGCGAGTCCCGTTTCTACCTCTCGCTGGGCGACGACCTGATGCGGCTCTTCAAGGCGCAGATGGTCGAGCGCGTCATGTCGATGGCGAACGTGCCGGACGACGTGCCGATCGAGAACAAGATGGTCACCCGTGCCATCGCCTCCGCCCAGTCGCAGGTCGAGACGCAGAACTTCGAGACCCGTAAGAACGTCCTCAAGTACGACGAGGTCCTCAACCGGCAGCGCGAGGTCATCTACGGCGAGCGGCGCCGCGTCCTGGAGGGCGAGGACCTGCAGGAGCAGATCCAGCACTTCATGAACGACACGATCGACGCGTACATCGACGCGGAGACCGCCGAGGGCTTCGCCGAGGAGTGGGACCTCGACCGGCTGTGGGGCGCGTTCAAGCAGCTCTACCCGGTGAAGGTCACCGTCGAGGAGCTGGAGGAGGCGGCCGGCGACCGGGCCGGTCTGACCGCCGAGTTCATCTCCGAGTCCATCAAGGACGACATCTACGAGCAGTACTCCGCCCGTGAGGAGCAGCTCGGGTCCGAGATCATGCGTGAGCTGGAGCGGCGGGTCGTGCTGTCGGTCCTGGACCGCAAGTGGCGCGAGCACCTCTACGAGATGGACTACCTCCAGGAGGGCATCGGGCTGCGCGCGATGGCCCAGAAGGACCCGTTGGTCGAGTACCAGCGTGAGGGCTTCGACATGTTCACCGCCATGATGGACGGCATCAAGGAGGAGTCCGTCGGCTACCTGTTCAACCTGGAGGTCCAGGTCGAGCAGCAGGTCGAGGAGGTTCCGGTCGAGGACGCGGCGCCGTCGCTCGACAAGAAGGACGCGGTTCCCGCCGGCGGGGGTGCTCGTCCGGAGATCCGCGCGAAGGGGCTCGACGCTCCGCAGCGGCCGGACCGGCTGCACTTCTCCGCGCCGACGGTCGACGGCGAGGGCGGTGTCGTCGAGGGCGACTTCGCCACGGACGACGAGCCGGTGCGGTCGGAGTCGGACGGGCTCACTCGGGCGGAGCGGCGTAAGCAGCAGAAGGGTGGGCGGCGGCGCAAGAAGTGA
- a CDS encoding DUF6912 family protein yields MRVYVPVTLSGLAEAYNTGELGSAPFVAYAVTPALREWYLSDDIEELEYAALNRAALASLRLVALDPGAPRRRVVVAVDVPDGAAVADPGLGPDPASLGELRVGVDVALARAAAVHVDSDEAEAEVTAAAEALGAADRGDDDAQFVVDGAADHELLWFATQEIPNLVGLGD; encoded by the coding sequence ATGCGTGTGTACGTCCCTGTGACCCTCTCCGGTCTCGCCGAGGCGTACAACACGGGTGAGCTCGGCTCGGCGCCTTTCGTCGCGTACGCCGTCACGCCCGCGCTGCGTGAGTGGTACCTCTCCGACGACATCGAGGAACTGGAGTACGCGGCGCTGAACCGGGCCGCGCTCGCCTCCCTGCGGCTGGTCGCGCTCGATCCCGGTGCTCCGCGCCGGCGGGTCGTCGTCGCCGTCGACGTGCCGGACGGGGCCGCGGTCGCCGATCCCGGTCTGGGGCCCGACCCCGCGTCCCTCGGTGAGCTGCGGGTCGGCGTGGACGTGGCGCTGGCCAGGGCCGCGGCCGTACACGTCGACTCCGACGAGGCCGAGGCGGAGGTGACGGCGGCGGCGGAGGCGCTGGGCGCGGCGGACCGGGGTGACGACGACGCGCAGTTCGTCGTGGACGGGGCCGCGGACCACGAGCTGCTGTGGTTCGCCACGCAGGAGATTCCGAACCTGGTGGGGCTCGGCGACTGA
- a CDS encoding HAD family hydrolase — protein sequence MGMRGATHIVWDWNGTLFHDNQAIIGATNAAFAELGIPSITLERYRELYCVPVPKFYERLIGRLPTDDEWEVMDAVFHRYYAEQRAGCGLTDGVPGLLAEWVSGGRSQSILSMYGHEELVPLVRGFGIEPHFLRVDGRTGPSGGSKAEHMVRHLRALTGVDPARTVVIGDAADDAIAARHVGAKAVLYTGGSHSRASLEGVGVPVVDTLAEAVALAEWVAA from the coding sequence ATGGGGATGCGCGGAGCGACACATATCGTCTGGGACTGGAACGGGACCCTGTTCCACGACAACCAGGCAATCATCGGTGCGACGAACGCGGCGTTCGCGGAGCTGGGCATACCGTCGATCACGCTGGAGCGGTACCGGGAGCTGTACTGCGTGCCTGTGCCGAAGTTCTACGAGCGGCTGATCGGGCGGCTGCCGACGGACGACGAGTGGGAGGTCATGGACGCGGTCTTCCACCGGTACTACGCGGAGCAGCGGGCGGGGTGCGGGCTCACCGACGGGGTGCCGGGGCTGCTCGCCGAGTGGGTGTCGGGCGGGCGCAGCCAGTCGATCCTGAGCATGTACGGGCATGAGGAACTGGTGCCGTTGGTGCGGGGGTTCGGTATCGAGCCGCACTTCCTGCGGGTCGACGGGCGGACCGGGCCGTCCGGCGGGAGCAAGGCCGAGCACATGGTGCGGCATCTGAGAGCGCTGACGGGGGTGGACCCCGCTCGTACGGTGGTGATCGGGGACGCGGCGGACGACGCGATCGCGGCGCGGCATGTGGGGGCGAAGGCGGTGCTGTACACCGGGGGGTCGCACAGTCGGGCCAGTCTTGAGGGGGTGGGGGTGCCGGTGGTGGACACGCTTGCCGAGGCGGTGGCTCTGGCCGAGTGGGTGGCGGCGTGA